From one Aeropyrum camini SY1 = JCM 12091 genomic stretch:
- a CDS encoding phytoene desaturase family protein: MPRYDAVVVGGGHNGLVAALTLALHGARVALVEARDQLGGLSSDGLSLGVRYPRVAYALGLFPEGLARFLGVNLGAYTVLAEPSWVVVDASSGETIFRWWTSFDALMQEFVERGLPQSEARAFVSLLDSWRRCSGEVIFSVRPPSLEEASEVLSRCGGEQLGSVFRKRFEKGLGQLLPRDLWGLVTYPGYESEPGAASLLHIWNGGVWRQIPGGWAPLLLDLEEKARRSGVDIFKGLGPAGIMVKGERVKGVRIGKRVFEADRVIYSGSIVALPEALGDSKDVLGSEVLREIDRISRTSLVADRLNIFTSCKPEPFYRAGGRPSLVEVWGRGYWFEAAYPTLHPEGRDSLSRRHVVALTGLFGGADPYEILNAAGVSCVDRVESIDKHVLAMEFLNSSGNPNHVPLNDGRILDRRPFEGWSDYTTPVEGLYHGSASSHPGGQVSGVPGHNAAVRLLVDAGVKPRSPLAKI; encoded by the coding sequence ATGCCGCGTTACGATGCCGTTGTTGTGGGAGGCGGCCACAACGGTTTAGTTGCTGCGCTAACGCTGGCACTCCACGGTGCCAGAGTAGCTTTGGTAGAGGCCCGGGACCAGCTGGGAGGCCTCTCCTCCGACGGCCTCTCGCTAGGCGTCAGATACCCGAGGGTAGCATATGCATTGGGGCTGTTCCCGGAGGGCCTCGCGAGATTTCTAGGTGTAAATCTCGGTGCATACACCGTGCTCGCCGAACCCTCTTGGGTTGTGGTGGATGCATCATCGGGGGAAACCATATTCAGGTGGTGGACCAGCTTTGACGCGCTTATGCAGGAATTCGTGGAGAGAGGGCTGCCTCAGTCTGAGGCTCGTGCCTTCGTGAGCCTCCTCGACTCGTGGAGGCGGTGTAGCGGCGAGGTAATATTTTCTGTTAGACCACCAAGCCTTGAAGAGGCCTCTGAAGTGCTCAGCCGCTGCGGCGGCGAGCAGTTAGGGAGTGTGTTCCGCAAGAGGTTCGAGAAGGGCCTTGGACAGCTGCTGCCTAGGGATCTCTGGGGGCTGGTAACGTATCCCGGCTACGAATCGGAACCGGGGGCTGCATCTCTCCTGCATATCTGGAACGGCGGTGTGTGGAGGCAGATTCCCGGAGGATGGGCGCCTCTCCTCCTCGATCTCGAGGAGAAGGCTAGGCGAAGCGGCGTAGACATATTCAAGGGTTTAGGGCCCGCCGGGATAATGGTTAAGGGCGAGAGGGTAAAGGGCGTTAGGATCGGGAAGAGGGTTTTTGAAGCGGATAGGGTGATATACTCGGGGAGCATAGTAGCGCTGCCAGAAGCACTGGGTGACTCCAAGGATGTACTGGGGAGCGAGGTCCTGAGGGAGATAGACAGGATTTCAAGAACTTCTCTAGTGGCTGACAGGCTTAACATTTTCACTAGCTGCAAACCCGAGCCTTTCTACAGGGCTGGCGGCAGGCCGTCTCTCGTTGAAGTATGGGGGAGGGGCTACTGGTTTGAGGCCGCCTACCCCACGCTCCACCCAGAAGGTCGGGATAGCCTCTCCAGGAGGCATGTGGTGGCTCTCACCGGGCTATTCGGCGGTGCTGACCCGTACGAGATTCTTAACGCGGCGGGAGTGAGTTGTGTAGACAGGGTTGAGAGTATAGATAAGCATGTTCTGGCCATGGAGTTTCTAAACTCCTCAGGCAACCCCAACCACGTGCCGCTAAACGATGGCCGGATACTTGATAGGAGGCCCTTCGAAGGCTGGTCAGACTATACTACACCCGTTGAAGGACTATACCACGGATCCGCCTCCAGCCACCCTGGAGGCCAGGTGTCGGGGGTGCCTGGGCACAATGCCGCCGTTCGACTGCTAGTCGATGCCGGCGTTAAGCCTAGGAGCCCTCTTGCAAAAATCTAG
- the albA gene encoding DNA-binding protein Alba, protein MACEGAPEVRIGRKPVMNYVLAILTTLMEQGTNQVVVKARGRNINHAVDAVEIVRKRFAKNIEIKDIKIDSQEIEVQTPEGQTRTRRVSSIEICLEKTGEAA, encoded by the coding sequence ATGGCATGTGAGGGAGCACCTGAGGTCAGGATCGGTAGGAAGCCTGTAATGAACTATGTCCTAGCTATACTAACCACTCTGATGGAGCAGGGCACCAACCAGGTTGTGGTGAAAGCCAGGGGCAGGAACATAAACCACGCTGTCGACGCAGTTGAGATAGTTAGGAAGAGGTTTGCAAAGAACATCGAGATAAAGGACATAAAGATAGACAGCCAGGAGATCGAGGTACAGACGCCGGAGGGCCAGACGAGGACTAGGAGGGTCAGCAGCATAGAAATATGCCTCGAGAAGACGGGCGAGGCAGCCTAA
- a CDS encoding DUF763 domain-containing protein has product MAGIADLPLHSGKVPVWMLRVMEKLARAIARAVVEVHGPDAIVRGLANPYWFQAFNNAIGMDWDSSGSTTVLISVLRKASLDEDLGFVVVGGKGRRMRSIGEEVKAVEDRVGVDASKVQIFSQAAGRVSNVLLQDGYSPYIHALAVSESGLMVAVQQGMNVEAGLSRRYHIDRESVEEPFGGVSGLRSNSGVLNAVASESRDARKLYIDLAQEGAKRIERMVLEASRIVRGNTVLTDYMESRGEKAAETPRTPRVARPYYKPVLLDPRTRRYLEMLADNPPVDERELLTAPGLTPKVVRALALVADIIYGVPTSTRDPVSTPLNPFVYAYAVGGKDGVPYKFDRRTAERVVITLEEAVELARLGRDEKLKALKRLRSLLEPLRS; this is encoded by the coding sequence ATGGCTGGTATAGCAGATCTCCCGCTGCACAGCGGCAAGGTACCTGTGTGGATGCTAAGGGTTATGGAGAAACTGGCCAGGGCTATAGCTAGAGCCGTTGTTGAGGTCCACGGGCCGGACGCGATTGTCAGGGGCCTCGCGAACCCCTACTGGTTCCAAGCGTTCAACAACGCTATAGGTATGGATTGGGACAGTAGCGGTAGCACCACTGTCCTCATATCAGTACTCAGGAAGGCTAGCTTGGACGAGGACCTGGGATTCGTAGTTGTGGGTGGTAAGGGCAGGAGGATGAGGAGTATAGGTGAGGAGGTGAAGGCTGTTGAGGATAGAGTTGGGGTAGATGCTTCGAAAGTCCAAATCTTCAGCCAAGCAGCCGGCAGAGTCTCCAATGTGCTCCTCCAGGACGGCTACTCCCCCTATATACATGCCCTTGCAGTCTCGGAATCCGGTTTAATGGTTGCTGTTCAACAGGGTATGAACGTCGAGGCCGGCCTCTCCAGAAGGTACCATATTGATAGAGAGTCGGTTGAAGAGCCTTTCGGCGGAGTCTCAGGCCTGCGAAGCAACTCGGGTGTCCTTAATGCTGTGGCGTCGGAAAGTAGGGATGCTAGAAAGCTGTATATCGATCTGGCACAAGAGGGTGCAAAGAGGATAGAGAGGATGGTTCTAGAAGCCTCTAGGATAGTGCGGGGAAACACGGTACTCACAGACTATATGGAAAGCCGCGGAGAGAAAGCCGCGGAGACGCCGAGAACCCCGCGGGTCGCTAGACCCTACTACAAACCGGTTCTGCTGGATCCGAGGACGAGGAGGTATCTTGAAATGCTCGCCGACAACCCCCCCGTGGATGAGCGGGAACTCCTAACGGCTCCTGGCTTGACACCCAAGGTTGTTAGGGCTCTCGCTCTAGTCGCTGACATAATCTACGGTGTTCCGACTAGCACTAGAGACCCCGTTTCAACCCCGCTCAACCCCTTCGTCTACGCCTATGCCGTGGGGGGTAAGGATGGAGTGCCTTACAAGTTCGACAGGCGGACTGCAGAGAGGGTTGTCATTACCCTGGAAGAGGCTGTTGAGCTCGCCCGGCTCGGGAGGGATGAAAAGCTTAAAGCTTTAAAAAGGCTCAGGAGCCTGTTGGAACCGCTAAGATCCTGA
- a CDS encoding ATP-NAD kinase family protein, which translates to MTGRVLGLIVNPLAGIGGRLGFKGSDGAYGVRALMMGAELVAPRRTRAFLEALDDALDHLGSEVRLLMPPGRMGASIVGEMHRLRHIAVEAVPCVDPRIWPTTAHDTVRCARALQDRVDLLIFVGGDGTARDILNAVDMRLPVLGIPSGVKVYSSVFAVNPQAAARVVIAFLEGRARLEERLVVDVDEEEFRRDRLVLRTFGKLLVPAAEGVVESPKTMGGGEGVEDIARFFADELYRDCTLYILGPGQTVARIAEYLGVKKTLLGVDALHNRRLVGRDLDEKSLLELTERYPRSVLVLSPIGGQGFILGRGNQQISPRVVKRVGGDGIVVVSDPEKLRGLKRLRVDTGDEEVDRMLRGYIRVLVGYGKWKMVKVE; encoded by the coding sequence TTGACAGGTAGAGTGCTAGGATTGATAGTAAACCCTCTCGCCGGAATAGGTGGGAGGCTCGGTTTCAAAGGTAGTGATGGGGCTTACGGTGTTAGAGCCCTTATGATGGGTGCAGAGCTCGTGGCGCCAAGGAGAACCAGGGCCTTCCTGGAGGCTCTAGATGATGCGCTAGACCATCTGGGTTCCGAGGTTAGGCTTCTAATGCCTCCGGGCAGGATGGGGGCTTCTATTGTTGGAGAAATGCATCGGCTACGGCACATAGCGGTAGAGGCTGTTCCCTGCGTAGACCCCAGGATATGGCCTACCACGGCGCACGACACGGTTAGATGTGCAAGGGCCCTGCAGGATAGGGTTGATCTTCTAATCTTCGTCGGAGGAGACGGCACAGCGAGAGACATCTTGAACGCGGTCGACATGAGGCTCCCAGTGCTTGGCATACCCTCAGGAGTCAAGGTTTATAGCAGCGTCTTCGCAGTCAACCCACAGGCTGCAGCTAGGGTTGTTATAGCCTTCCTGGAGGGGAGGGCAAGGCTTGAGGAAAGACTGGTAGTGGACGTTGACGAGGAGGAATTCAGGCGTGACAGGCTGGTGCTGAGAACTTTTGGAAAACTCCTCGTTCCAGCCGCTGAGGGCGTTGTTGAGAGCCCTAAAACCATGGGCGGCGGGGAGGGCGTAGAGGATATAGCCCGGTTCTTCGCGGACGAGCTATACAGAGACTGTACACTGTATATTCTAGGGCCTGGGCAGACTGTCGCTAGAATAGCGGAGTACCTTGGCGTTAAGAAGACGCTTCTAGGCGTGGATGCACTTCACAACCGCCGGCTAGTGGGCAGGGATCTAGATGAAAAGTCTCTACTCGAGCTTACCGAGAGGTATCCTAGGAGTGTCCTCGTCCTCTCCCCCATAGGAGGGCAGGGCTTCATACTAGGCCGGGGTAACCAGCAGATAAGCCCGCGGGTTGTCAAGAGGGTGGGGGGAGATGGGATAGTAGTAGTTTCTGACCCGGAGAAGCTGAGGGGATTGAAGAGGCTAAGGGTAGACACTGGCGATGAAGAGGTTGACAGGATGTTGCGGGGCTACATCAGGGTGCTAGTGGGGTACGGCAAGTGGAAGATGGTCAAGGTAGAGTAG